AAGCCTAGTTAGCGTCCGCTCCCTTGGCAAGCCCTGTTTTCAATTTTTTTTAGGGTGCCCCCAAAAGCCGTGCCCACCGGTTCAAAATTAAAGCAGTTCCACCACCTTGCGCAGTTCCTCATCGGTGTTGTAATAATGCGGAGATAAGCGGAGGTAGCGTTTGCCGGAACGGTCGGCGCGCAGGGAGGTGACGACATTCTCCTCCAGCAGGCGCGCCTGGACCGCTGGGATATCGGTGTCCGGCCGGGCCAGTGTGAAGATGCCGCCCTGGTTATTTTCCGGCGCGTCCGCGTTTAACACCGTCCAGCCCTTGTCCTGCAACGCGGGGATCAGCCAGGCCCGTTTGCGCAGCAGTTCCCGCGCGATGTTGTCCAGCCCAACCTCCAAGATCAGGGCCAGGGCCGCGCTCAAGCCCGCCAAGCCGACCAGGTTGTTGGTGCCGGCCTCGTAGCGCCGCGCGTCCGGGCGATACGTCAACCGCTCTTGCGTAACAAAATCGGGGCACCGCACATTGTGCCAACCCAGCAGCGTCGGGCGCAACCGATCCTGCACCGCTTTGCGCACGTACAGGATGCCCGCTCCGCTGGGGCCCAGCAGCCACTTATGCGCGTCCGCCGCGAGGAAATCCACATGCTCGACGGTGGTGGGAAACGCCCCGAGCGTTTGGATGCCGTCCACGCAAAATAGGACGTTGCGTGCCCGCAGCCCTTTGCCAATCGCCTCCAAATCCAGGCGCCAGCCGCTCAGGAAATGGCAGGAGGCCAGCGCCACCAACCGGGTTTGTTCATCCACCTGGCCGAGGACATCGAGCGGACGGATTCGGCCCAGGCCCCGCGTATTAAGGAACCGCACCTGCACGCCTTTCTCGGCGAGCGCCATCCATGGGTACACGTTGGACGGATAATCGTCGAAGTACACCACGATATTGTCGCCCTTGCGGAAGGAAAGGCCGTTGGCCACCAGGCTTAGCCCCACCGAGGTGGGGCCCACGAGGGCGATTTCTGCGGCGTCCGCGTGCAATAATTGGGCGGCCCGGTCGCGAATGGTGGTAATGAAATCGTCGAGCAGCCCGGTTTCCTGGTCGTTCGACATGCCATTGAGGGAGACATGGGCCATGGCTTCCGCCACGCGGCGTGGCAGCGGGCAGACCCCGGCGTGGCCAAGGAAAATCCGTTCCCGGGTCACCGGGAAGGCATCGTGCCGCAAGGTCTCATTGGCCAGGAGTTCGGCAATATTCATAGGGGGTTTATGATGGCGGAAACCATGGGGAATTGACAATGCATAATTCTAACAGATTGACGCTGGCAGGGCTGCATCCAGCGCGTTGGTGCGTTACGAATACTACGAGTTGGGCAGGGTCTGTGGTTCCGTACCCCCTCACCTGTTTCCTCTCCCTCGGGGAGAGGATTTCATTATCCGGCTGAGGGAATCGGCTTAAATGGATTCACTTTCTTTCGGGTAATTCCGCGGCCATGGGAACCCCCGAGCCGCCGCTTCCAGCTTGAACCAAACCGAGCTTGATGCAGCCCTGTGGCGCTGGTTGGTCACGTCAAACGGGACGGCAATCGGCTACGGGAACTGCGAAAACCACTCCAAAAGTAGTCCAAAACTACACCGGTGGGAGCGGTGTAGTTTGAGAATTGTGATAAAATTGTGATAAAATTGTACACGAAAACGACCAGGAAACTTTTGCAGAAATATTTTCGGGCAGAAAAATATATCCGAAGAATTTAGGAGCTTGGAGCAAGGAGTTTGAATACACAGAAAACTGGACCAAAAGTGGACCGTTTCTGTACCAAAAATGAAATTTTCAGGAAGTGGCTTCGACGGACGTCATTTTTATAAGTTGATGTAAAACAGACAGTTGTGAGGATTGGGAGTCAACCGACGCTGGTCCATTTTGCAGGGGGGTGGTGCAGTTTGGTTGCGGGAAGGTGGCCAGAAGCTGGCGCAACGAGTTCTGGCAAAAGGCGAAGCTGTTGGAAAACAGCATCCGATCCAGGTTCATGAACCGTTGGGCGGTCCGGAAGTATTGCGTGATGAGGGATGGTTTGGGGCGCGGGCCAATCCGTTTCGGGGCGATGCGGATGATGGCGCGGATGATGACCGGCTTGATGATTTTGGGGCGGATGATGCGGGAGATGAATTTGTGGGGCCACATAGGAATTTCAGATTTCAAATTTCAGAGACAGGCATGGATGCCCGCGAAATACGCGAATAGACGCGAAAGGGGAGTGAGGAATATGGCATAAATATGGCAGGTAAAAAATGGAACTAAAGAAGATAGGAGTTTGGAGTCAGGAGCTGGAATTTCCAGCACCAGAATTTGAGTTTTCATCGCAATATGTCGTTATCGTTTTTCAGTCATGCGGGTCGCGACACACGGTGTCTGGCGGACTGCAAACGCGCGGTCCGCTATGACCCACACCCGAGAGCGTACCACAGAACTGAGAAAGGTGGTTGCCTCCGGGAGGAGAATAATTTAATCTGGCTATGCAGTTGACGCC
This genomic window from Verrucomicrobiota bacterium contains:
- a CDS encoding aminotransferase class V-fold PLP-dependent enzyme translates to MNIAELLANETLRHDAFPVTRERIFLGHAGVCPLPRRVAEAMAHVSLNGMSNDQETGLLDDFITTIRDRAAQLLHADAAEIALVGPTSVGLSLVANGLSFRKGDNIVVYFDDYPSNVYPWMALAEKGVQVRFLNTRGLGRIRPLDVLGQVDEQTRLVALASCHFLSGWRLDLEAIGKGLRARNVLFCVDGIQTLGAFPTTVEHVDFLAADAHKWLLGPSGAGILYVRKAVQDRLRPTLLGWHNVRCPDFVTQERLTYRPDARRYEAGTNNLVGLAGLSAALALILEVGLDNIARELLRKRAWLIPALQDKGWTVLNADAPENNQGGIFTLARPDTDIPAVQARLLEENVVTSLRADRSGKRYLRLSPHYYNTDEELRKVVELL